A stretch of bacterium DNA encodes these proteins:
- a CDS encoding GNAT family N-acetyltransferase, whose product MADKPAVLRISRRIWEGNDYVPLFFDRWVEDGGFWAAELRRRIVGYGKATQLSPGEYWLEGLRVDPECRKQGIGKELSRRVLDKTLESRPVSLRLATADVNHESLHIIETVMRFKPLAQYRFFLGEPKKSRPGPALVTPSVAEALHYVRRSSELAASKGLLQYTWLFRTLDRRYMAELARSGYAFGYRSGGSLAGLLVLRPHRYHGNDLDISFVAGNRQALAAFRSFISRVAYDCGAKSISGMAASDEMAAAFASLGLKPHPRIGKVLVYEYPI is encoded by the coding sequence TTGGCTGACAAGCCTGCCGTGCTGCGGATTTCACGCCGTATATGGGAAGGCAACGACTACGTGCCGCTCTTCTTCGACCGCTGGGTGGAAGACGGCGGGTTCTGGGCAGCAGAGCTTCGACGGAGAATCGTCGGCTATGGCAAGGCGACGCAACTGTCACCGGGAGAGTACTGGCTGGAAGGCCTGCGGGTCGATCCGGAATGCCGCAAGCAGGGGATAGGGAAGGAGCTGTCGCGTCGGGTGCTGGACAAGACGCTTGAATCACGGCCGGTCTCGCTCCGACTCGCAACCGCCGACGTGAACCACGAGTCGCTCCACATCATCGAGACCGTGATGCGTTTCAAACCACTCGCGCAGTACCGGTTCTTTCTCGGCGAGCCCAAGAAGTCACGGCCGGGACCAGCGCTCGTCACGCCATCGGTTGCTGAGGCGCTGCACTACGTCAGGCGAAGCTCGGAGCTCGCGGCCAGCAAGGGCCTGCTGCAGTACACCTGGCTGTTCCGGACCCTCGACCGGCGATACATGGCGGAGTTGGCGCGTTCCGGTTACGCTTTCGGATATCGGTCAGGCGGAAGTCTGGCAGGGTTGCTTGTGCTGAGGCCGCACCGGTACCATGGGAACGATCTCGACATCTCCTTCGTCGCCGGCAACAGACAGGCGCTCGCGGCTTTCCGTTCCTTCATTTCCCGTGTGGCGTACGATTGCGGAGCGAAGAGCATCAGCGGGATGGCGGCGAGCGACGAGATGGCAGCGGCGTTCGCATCACTCGGCCTCAAGCCGCACCCGCGTATCGGCAAGGTGCTGGTGTACGAGTACCCGATTTAG
- a CDS encoding MATE family efflux transporter: MSEETRLSTVDLSGRLGHAIWQVAWPVMTGQLLYTMLTVVDMFWVGRLGAATVAAVALGGSVLSVLYSLGQVVMVGVLATASRAAGADSRAGVRESLRHGLMLAVLGSIPLAVFGVILSGRILGWFGAAPDVVAAGRGFLAILLAVLPGFFAGMVLYSGFQALGDTRTPMFITLATNVLNFALDPLLIFGWLGLPRLGAAGAALATVLSQSGGLVAMAILLHRRELLTLRGPVRPAAVKTILNIGIPAGLQAITRPLTGMLLFGIVTRFGTAATAAFGIGLRLLQLMYIYLGGLASAGQTLVGQSLGQQKPELALKVSQRVLWIASLLQLAVMPVLFLSAPLLVRVFNGDPDVVRYGTAYLRVLAPMLIVLGLSTAWDSAQRGAGATRNPMVAALVSNWGIKIPAALLFARAMGLGVIGVWLGIGVSIVVEAGILAVGYYRNRWVHNEVAWEVA; the protein is encoded by the coding sequence GACCTGTCCGGCAGGCTGGGCCACGCGATATGGCAGGTTGCCTGGCCGGTGATGACCGGGCAACTGCTGTACACGATGCTGACCGTTGTCGACATGTTCTGGGTCGGCCGGCTGGGCGCGGCGACCGTGGCCGCGGTGGCGCTGGGCGGCTCGGTGCTCAGCGTGCTCTATTCGCTGGGGCAGGTGGTGATGGTCGGCGTGCTCGCGACCGCATCGCGCGCGGCCGGCGCGGACAGCAGAGCCGGTGTGCGGGAGAGCCTGCGGCACGGGCTCATGCTGGCGGTGCTCGGTTCGATTCCGCTGGCCGTGTTCGGCGTGATTCTCTCCGGCCGCATCCTGGGTTGGTTCGGAGCGGCGCCCGACGTCGTGGCCGCGGGCCGGGGTTTCCTCGCGATACTGCTGGCAGTGCTGCCCGGTTTCTTCGCCGGGATGGTGCTCTATTCCGGGTTCCAGGCGCTCGGAGACACGCGGACGCCGATGTTCATCACCCTCGCGACCAACGTCCTCAACTTCGCGCTCGACCCGTTGCTCATCTTCGGCTGGCTGGGCCTGCCGCGGCTGGGCGCAGCCGGAGCGGCGCTGGCAACCGTTCTGTCTCAATCCGGCGGGCTGGTGGCGATGGCGATACTACTGCACCGGCGCGAGCTTCTCACTCTGCGCGGGCCGGTCAGGCCCGCGGCGGTCAAGACGATTCTCAATATCGGGATTCCTGCCGGACTGCAGGCCATCACCCGGCCGCTCACCGGCATGCTATTGTTCGGCATCGTGACCCGGTTCGGCACGGCCGCAACCGCGGCATTCGGCATCGGGCTCAGACTGCTGCAGCTCATGTATATCTATCTCGGCGGTCTGGCCTCGGCCGGGCAGACGCTCGTGGGCCAGAGCCTCGGACAGCAGAAGCCGGAGCTGGCGCTGAAGGTCAGTCAGCGTGTCCTCTGGATCGCCTCTCTGCTTCAGCTTGCGGTGATGCCCGTGCTGTTTCTGTCGGCCCCCTTGCTCGTGCGTGTGTTCAACGGCGACCCGGACGTCGTGCGCTACGGCACTGCGTACCTGCGCGTGCTCGCGCCGATGCTCATCGTACTCGGTTTGTCGACCGCCTGGGACAGCGCCCAGCGTGGGGCTGGGGCAACCCGTAACCCGATGGTTGCCGCGCTCGTCTCCAACTGGGGAATCAAGATTCCGGCCGCGCTGCTCTTCGCGCGAGCGATGGGGCTCGGCGTCATCGGCGTCTGGCTGGGCATCGGTGTTTCCATCGTCGTCGAGGCAGGGATTCTCGCCGTCGGCTACTACCGGAACCGATGGGTACACAACGAAGTCGCGTGGGAGGTCGCATGA